Proteins co-encoded in one Setaria viridis chromosome 9, Setaria_viridis_v4.0, whole genome shotgun sequence genomic window:
- the LOC117840304 gene encoding kinase-interacting family protein, which produces MVVEVDSAEHAAAASATAAAPAVMSCRPPWLQAAIADIEQRVRALGVDAEAATAEHSFAERAENYYQKRPQLLALLTDLHHRYLCLADRYAQTLHAKHHAAAVSDCSSDVDDRCSDADSSLSFQPLPPEGTITAGGDPELIVAELVLAWVDREVLADEAERRRAEAARKIELQGSLVEVLESERLVLLGENARLAFRASAAEEEAAAAAAELGYTRRRAAEMARLVVKLREDHRVCMLGRKIEALQAQVYGLELRNRECHEAMAKWEADRKAGAAEIQRLRAENRRLAEEAAVAAAATARRKGKGSGGGWWWWSRVRMAAEWTPCAPATAATVRKVGQQIKGKDGKYYGGGCLCI; this is translated from the exons atggtggtggaggtggactcGGCGgagcatgctgctgctgcatcggCAACGGCAGCGGCGCCTGCGGTGATGAGCTGCCGCCCGCCCTGGCTGCAAGCGGCTATCGCAG ACATCGAGCAGCGGGTGCGCGCGCTGGGCGTGGACGCCGAGGCCGCCACGGCGGAGCACTCATTCGCGGAGCGCGCCGAGAACTACTACCAGAAGCGGCCGCAGCTGCTGGCGCTCCTCACTGACCTCCACCACCGCTACCTCTGCCTCGCCGACCGCTACGCCCAGACCCTCCACGCCaagcaccacgccgccgccgtctccgacTGCTCCTCCGACGTCGACGACCGCTGCTCCGACGCCGACAGCTCCCTCTCCTTCCAGCCGCTGCCGCCTGAGGGAACCATCACCGCCGGCGGGGACCCCGAGCTGATCGTGGCGGAGCTAGTGCTGGCGTGGGTGGACCGCGAGGTCCTGGCGGACGAGGCCGAGCGCCgacgcgcggaggcggcgcggaagATCGAGCTGCAGGGGAGCCTGGTGGAGGTGCTCGAGTCGGAGCGCCTCGTGCTGCTGGGCGAGAACGCGCGCCTGGCGTTCCGCGCgtcggcggccgaggaggaggccgctgCGGCCGCTGCCGAGCTGGGCTACAcgcgccgccgggcggcggagatggcgcgGCTGGTGGTGAAGCTGCGCGAGGACCACCGCGTCTGCATGCTGGGCCGCAAAATCGAGGCGCTGCAGGCGCAGGTGTACGGGCTGGAGCTCCGCAACCGCGAGTGCCACGAGGCCATGGCCAAGTGGGAGGCCGACCGCAAGGCCGGCGCCGCAGAGATCCAGAGGCTGCGCGCCGAGAACAGGCGCTTGGCAGAGGAGGCcgcggtcgcggcggcggcgacggcgcggcgcaaGGGGAAAGGTAGTggcggcgggtggtggtggtggtcgaggGTGCGGATGGCGGCGGAGTGGACGCCCTgcgctccggcgacggcggccaccgTGAGGAAGGTCGGCCAGCAGATCAAAGGGAAGGACGGCAAGTACTACGGCGGCGGATGCTTGTGCATCTAA